Proteins from one Camelina sativa cultivar DH55 chromosome 8, Cs, whole genome shotgun sequence genomic window:
- the LOC104707209 gene encoding protein EXORDIUM isoform X1, which yields MYSLVFKLFLFLSLLQICLSARNLASEEPNQFKLLKYHKGALLSGKISVNLIWYGKFKPSQRAIISDFITSLTHTSPTSKTLHQPSVATWWKTTEKYYKLAASAKSSSPSLTLTLGKQILDKSCSLGKSLTDGDIRKLASKGDQRNAVNVVLTSADVTVQGFGMSRCGTHGHARGLGKRGSKFAYIWVGNSETQCPGQCAWPFHAPVYGPQSPPLVAPNNDVGLDGMVINLASLLAGTATNPFGNGYYQGPQNAPLEAASACPGVYGKGAYPGYAGDLLVDTTTGGSFNAYGANGRKFLLPALYDPTSSTCSTMV from the exons ATGTATTCGTTAGTGTTTAAACTCTTTCTATTTTTGTCTCTTCTCCAAATCTGTCTCTCTGCTAGGAACCTAGCATCAGAAGAACCAAACCAGTTTAAACTATTAAAGTATCACAAAGGAGCTCTTCTCTCCGGCAAGATCTCCGTTAACCTAATCTGGTACGGCAAATTCAAACCTTCCCAACGAGCAATCATCTCCGACTTCATCACCTCTCTCACACACACTTCTCCAACGTCCAAAACTCTCCACCAACCATCCGTAGCCACGTGGTGGAAGACTACAGAAAAATACTACAAGCTCGCCGCGTCTGCTAAAAGCTCATCTCcttctctcactctcactctcgGGAAACAAATCCTAGACAAGTCTTGCTCACTTGGTAAATCTTTAACCGATGGAGACATACGTAAGCTTGCTTCAAAAGGTGACCAACGCAACGCAGTCAACGTCGTTTTGACTTCAGCTGACGTGACGGTACAAGGATTCGGTATGAGTCGATGTGGTACTCATGGACACGCACGTGGTTTAGGTAAACGTGGCTCCAAGTTTGCTTACATTTGGGTTGGTAACTCCGAGACACAATGTCCAGGGCAATGTGCGTGGCCATTCCACGCGCCCGTGTATGGACCACAGAGTCCACCACTTGTGGCACCAAACAATGACGTGGGACTCGATGGTATGGTTATTAACTTAGCTAGTCTTTTAGCTGGAACCGCAACGAACCCTTTTGGTAATGGTTATTACCAAGGTCCACAAAATGCACCGCTTGAAGCTGCGTCTGCTTGTCCTGGCGTATATGGTAAAGGTGCTTATCCTGGTTACGCTGGAGAT TTGCTTGTGGATACTACAACGGGAGGTAGTTTTAATGCGTATGGTGCAAACGGCAGGAAGTTTTTGCTTCCTGCTTTGTATGATCCCACGTCGTCGACTTGCTCCACTATGGTCTGA
- the LOC104707209 gene encoding protein EXORDIUM isoform X2 — MYSLVFKLFLFLSLLQICLSARNLASEEPNQFKLLKYHKGALLSGKISVNLIWYGKFKPSQRAIISDFITSLTHTSPTSKTLHQPSVATWWKTTEKYYKLAASAKSSSPSLTLTLGKQILDKSCSLGKSLTDGDIRKLASKGDQRNAVNVVLTSADVTVQGFGMSRCGTHGHARGLGKRGSKFAYIWVGNSETQCPGQCAWPFHAPVYGPQSPPLVAPNNDVGLDGMVINLASLLAGTATNPFGNGYYQGPQNAPLEAASACPGVYGKGAYPGYAGDLLVDTTTGGSFNAYGANGRKFLLPALYDPTSSTCSTMV; from the exons ATGTATTCGTTAGTGTTTAAACTCTTTCTATTTTTGTCTCTTCTCCAAATCTGTCTCTCTGCTAGGAACCTAGCATCAGAAGAACCAAACCAGTTTAAACTATTAAAGTATCACAAAGGAGCTCTTCTCTCCGGCAAGATCTCCGTTAACCTAATCTGGTACGGCAAATTCAAACCTTCCCAACGAGCAATCATCTCCGACTTCATCACCTCTCTCACACACACTTCTCCAACGTCCAAAACTCTCCACCAACCATCCGTAGCCACGTGGTGGAAGACTACAGAAAAATACTACAAGCTCGCCGCGTCTGCTAAAAGCTCATCTCcttctctcactctcactctcgGGAAACAAATCCTAGACAAGTCTTGCTCACTTG GTAAATCTTTAACCGATGGAGACATACGTAAGCTTGCTTCAAAAGGTGACCAACGCAACGCAGTCAACGTCGTTTTGACTTCAGCTGACGTGACGGTACAAGGATTCGGTATGAGTCGATGTGGTACTCATGGACACGCACGTGGTTTAGGTAAACGTGGCTCCAAGTTTGCTTACATTTGGGTTGGTAACTCCGAGACACAATGTCCAGGGCAATGTGCGTGGCCATTCCACGCGCCCGTGTATGGACCACAGAGTCCACCACTTGTGGCACCAAACAATGACGTGGGACTCGATGGTATGGTTATTAACTTAGCTAGTCTTTTAGCTGGAACCGCAACGAACCCTTTTGGTAATGGTTATTACCAAGGTCCACAAAATGCACCGCTTGAAGCTGCGTCTGCTTGTCCTGGCGTTTATGGTAAAGGTGCTTATCCTGGTTACGCTGGAGATTTGCTTGTGGATACTACAACGGGAGGTAGTTTTAATGCGTATGGTGCAAACGGCAGGAAGTTTTTGCTTCCTGCTTTGTATGATCCCACGTCGTCGACTTGCTCCACTATGGTCTGA
- the LOC104707210 gene encoding serine/threonine-protein phosphatase 2A activator isoform X1, giving the protein MEPPKSEKTPEKSTSEAPVTVSSAFPPSGCCTNCGGPTISEPPPLASFPEMSPPPNYRPIRAPAINLPHNSQAIILSPVPHAEQVPVVTPPYQFETPIKRIHSPDDIRRFQESASCKNFLGFVVSLSESIRGQKISDPCHISPTVAAIVSILETLLQWIDEIPPAQQSARYGNVSFRSWHERLRERGETLILEFLPEEFKGSRIEIVPYFLDSFGNSSRIDYGTGHETNFAAWLYCLARMGIVKEEDYHGLVARVFVKYLELMRKLQMVYCLEPAGSHGVWGLDDYHFLPFIFGSSQLIDHKYMKPKSIHNDDILENFSSEYMYLSCIAFVKKVKKGLFAEHSPLLDDISGVPNWKKVNSGLLKMYKVEVLEKVPIMQHFLFGWLIKWEE; this is encoded by the exons ATGGAACCTCCAAAGTCCGAAAAGACGCCGGAGAAATCAACCTCCGAAGCTCCAGTCACCGTTTCCTCCGCCTTTCCTCCTTCCGGATGCTGTACTAACTGCGGCGGACCAACGATTTCCGAACCACCACCACTAGCTTCATTCCCGGAGATGTCACCACCACCGAACTACCGCCCGATCCGAGCTCCAGCCATCAATCTCCCACACAACTCTCAGGCGATCATTCTCTCCCCCGTTCCTCACGCCGAACAAGTCCCTGTCGTAACTCCGCCGTATCAATTCGAGACTCCGATCAAAAGAATCCACTCCCCCGACGATATCCGCCGATTTCAGGAATCTGCTTCTTGTAAGAACTTCCTAGGGTTCGTTGTTTCGTTATCGGAATCGATCCGTGGGCAAAAGATCTCAGATCCTTGTCATATCTCACCAACCGTAGCCGCCATAGTTTCAATCCTCGAAACCTTGTTACAATGGATCGACGAGATTCCTCCTGCTCAACAATCAGCTCGATACGGCAACGTTTCGTTCAG GTCATGGCACGAACGGCTCCGTGAGAGAGGTGAAACGCTTATTCTTGAGTTTCTCCCTGAGGAATTCAAAGGATCTAGGATTGAGATTGTTCCTTACTTCTTGGATAGCTTTGGGAACTCGAGTAGGATCGATTACGGAACCGGACACGAGACTAATTTCGCGGCGTGGTTGTATTGTTTAGCTAGGATGGGGATTGTGAAGGAAGAGGATTACCATGGTTTGGTTGCTAGGGTTTTTGTTAAGTATTTGGAATTGATGAGGAAACTGCAAATGGTTTACTGCTTAGAACCAGCTGGATCTCATGGAGTTTGGGGACTTGATGATTACCATTTCTTGCCTTTCATATTTGGGAGTTCTCAGTTGATTGATCACAAGTATATGAAACCGAAGTCGATTCATAACGATGACATTTTGGAGAATTTCTCTAGTGAATACATGTACTTGTCTTGTATTGCCTttgtgaagaaggtgaagaaaggTTTGTTCGCTGAGCATTCGCCGTTGTTGGATGATATAAGCGGTGTACCGAACTGGAAGAAAGTGAATAGCGGTTTGCTTAAGATGTATAAGGTCGAAGTGCTCGAGAAAGTTCCTATTATGCAGCATTTCCTCTTTGGCTGGCTCATCAAATG GGAAGAGTGA
- the LOC104707210 gene encoding serine/threonine-protein phosphatase 2A activator isoform X2: MEPPKSEKTPEKSTSEAPVTVSSAFPPSGCCTNCGGPTISEPPPLASFPEMSPPPNYRPIRAPAINLPHNSQAIILSPVPHAEQVAVVTPPYQFETPIKRIHSPDDIRRFQESASCKNFLGFVVSLSESIRGQKISDPCHISPTVAAIVSILETLLQWIDEIPPAQQSARYGNVSFRSWHERLRERGETLILEFLPEEFKGSRIEIVPYFLDSFGNSSRIDYGTGHETNFAAWLYCLARMGIVKEEDYHGLVARVFVKYLELMRKLQMVYCLEPAGSHGVWGLDDYHFLPFIFGSSQLIDHKYMKPKSIHNDDILENFSSEYMYLSCIAFVKKVKKGLFAEHSPLLDDISGVPNWKKVNSGLLKMYKVEVLEKVPIMQHFLFGWLIKWEE, from the exons ATGGAACCTCCAAAGTCCGAAAAGACGCCGGAGAAATCAACCTCCGAAGCTCCAGTCACCGTTTCCTCCGCCTTTCCTCCTTCCGGATGCTGTACTAACTGCGGCGGACCAACGATTTCCGAACCACCACCACTAGCTTCATTCCCGGAGATGTCACCACCACCGAACTACC GCCCGATCCGAGCTCCAGCCATCAATCTCCCACACAACTCTCAGGCGATCATTCTCTCCCCCGTTCCTCACGCCGAACAAGTCGCCGTCGTAACTCCGCCGTATCAATTCGAGACTCCGATCAAAAGAATCCACTCCCCCGACGATATCCGCCGATTTCAGGAATCTGCTTCTTGTAAGAACTTCCTAGGGTTCGTTGTTTCGTTATCGGAATCGATCCGTGGGCAAAAGATCTCAGATCCTTGTCATATCTCACCAACCGTAGCCGCCATAGTTTCAATCCTCGAAACCTTGTTACAATGGATCGACGAGATTCCTCCTGCTCAACAATCAGCTCGATACGGCAACGTTTCGTTCAGGTCATGGCACGAACGGCTCCGTGAGAGAGGTGAAACGCTTATTCTTGAGTTTCTCCCTGAGGAATTCAAAGGATCTAGGATTGAGATTGTTCCTTACTTCTTGGATAGCTTTGGGAACTCGAGTAGGATCGATTACGGAACCGGACACGAGACTAATTTCGCGGCGTGGTTGTATTGTTTAGCTAGGATGGGGATTGTGAAGGAAGAGGATTACCATGGTTTGGTTGCTAGGGTTTTTGTTAAGTATTTGGAATTGATGAGGAAACTGCAAATGGTTTACTGCTTAGAACCAGCTGGATCTCATGGAGTTTGGGGACTTGATGATTACCATTTCTTGCCTTTCATATTTGGGAGTTCTCAGTTGATTGATCACAAGTATATGAAACCGAAGTCGATTCATAACGATGACATTTTGGAGAATTTCTCTAGTGAATACATGTACTTGTCTTGTATTGCCTttgtgaagaaggtgaagaaaggTTTGTTCGCTGAGCATTCGCCGTTGTTGGATGATATAAGCGGTGTACCGAACTGGAAGAAAGTGAATAGCGGTTTGCTTAAGATGTATAAGGTCGAAGTGCTCGAGAAAGTTCCTATTATGCAGCATTTCCTCTTTGGCTGGCTCATCAAATG GGAAGAGTGA